A genomic region of Mustela erminea isolate mMusErm1 chromosome 12, mMusErm1.Pri, whole genome shotgun sequence contains the following coding sequences:
- the MED27 gene encoding mediator of RNA polymerase II transcription subunit 27 isoform X5 — protein MADLLSVGVNLEAFAQAISAIQALRSSVSRVFDCLKDGMRNKETLEGREKAFIAHFQDNLHSVNRDLNELERLSNLVGKPSENHPLHNSGLLSLDPVQDKTPLYSQLLQAYKWSNKYL, from the exons ATGGCGGACTTGCTAAGTGTCGGAGTGAACCTGGAGGCCTTTGCTCAGGCCATCAGTGCCATCCAGGCGCTGCGCTCCAGCGTGAGCAGGGTGTTCGACTGCCTGAAGGATGGCATGCGGAACAAGGAGACGCTGGAGGGCCGCGAGAAGGCCTTCATTGCGCACTTCCAGGACAACTTGCATTCGGTCAACCGGGACCTCAA tgagCTGGAACGTCTGAGCAATCTGGTAGGCAAGCCATCTGAGAACCATCCTCTCCATAACAGTGGGCTGTTGAGCCTGGATCCTGTGCAGGACAAAACTCCTCTCTATAGTCAACTGCTGCAAGCGTATAAATGGTCAAACAAG
- the MED27 gene encoding mediator of RNA polymerase II transcription subunit 27 isoform X3, whose amino-acid sequence MADLLSVGVNLEAFAQAISAIQALRSSVSRVFDCLKDGMRNKETLEGREKAFIAHFQDNLHSVNRDLNELERLSNLVGKPSENHPLHNSGLLSLDPVQDKTPLYSQLLQAYKWSNKILLESEVEERTARDVWASISVLGQAAAALPQRCTYSVP is encoded by the exons ATGGCGGACTTGCTAAGTGTCGGAGTGAACCTGGAGGCCTTTGCTCAGGCCATCAGTGCCATCCAGGCGCTGCGCTCCAGCGTGAGCAGGGTGTTCGACTGCCTGAAGGATGGCATGCGGAACAAGGAGACGCTGGAGGGCCGCGAGAAGGCCTTCATTGCGCACTTCCAGGACAACTTGCATTCGGTCAACCGGGACCTCAA tgagCTGGAACGTCTGAGCAATCTGGTAGGCAAGCCATCTGAGAACCATCCTCTCCATAACAGTGGGCTGTTGAGCCTGGATCCTGTGCAGGACAAAACTCCTCTCTATAGTCAACTGCTGCAAGCGTATAAATGGTCAAACAAG ATACTGTTGGAATCAGAGGTAGAGGAGAGGACAGCGAGAGATGTCTGGGCTTCCATCTCCGTCCTGGGCCAGGCTGCCGCAGCT CTGCCGCAGCGCTGCACTTACTCCGTGCCTTAA
- the MED27 gene encoding mediator of RNA polymerase II transcription subunit 27 isoform X4, whose amino-acid sequence MADLLSVGVNLEAFAQAISAIQALRSSVSRVFDCLKDGMRNKETLEGREKAFIAHFQDNLHSVNRDLNELERLSNLVGKPSENHPLHNSGLLSLDPVQDKTPLYSQLLQAYKWSNKILLESEVEERTARDVWASISVLGQAAAALPQRCTYSVP is encoded by the exons ATGGCGGACTTGCTAAGTGTCGGAGTGAACCTGGAGGCCTTTGCTCAGGCCATCAGTGCCATCCAGGCGCTGCGCTCCAGCGTGAGCAGGGTGTTCGACTGCCTGAAGGATGGCATGCGGAACAAGGAGACGCTGGAGGGCCGCGAGAAGGCCTTCATTGCGCACTTCCAGGACAACTTGCATTCGGTCAACCGGGACCTCAA tgagCTGGAACGTCTGAGCAATCTGGTAGGCAAGCCATCTGAGAACCATCCTCTCCATAACAGTGGGCTGTTGAGCCTGGATCCTGTGCAGGACAAAACTCCTCTCTATAGTCAACTGCTGCAAGCGTATAAATGGTCAAACAAG ATACTGTTGGAATCAGAGGTAGAGGAGAGGACAGCGAGAGATGTCTGGGCTTCCATCTCCGTCCTGGGCCAGGCTGCCGCAGCTCTGCCA CAGCGCTGCACTTACTCCGTGCCTTAA